A window from Streptomyces sp. NBC_00271 encodes these proteins:
- a CDS encoding GNAT family N-acetyltransferase, whose protein sequence is MSLVRRAVPEDAEEVLRLRQVMIDSVFASAGPSSTEWHAQSLPTVRGRLADPDGAFVAFVVDHPDRPDRPGALAALVAGTIEYRIGRAGNPHGAVGHVFSVATDPDARRRGYARACMETLLDWFRERNVLQVDLNASAEAEPLYASLGFVRKPDPSMRLQL, encoded by the coding sequence ATGAGTCTCGTACGCCGCGCCGTGCCCGAGGACGCCGAGGAAGTGCTGCGCCTGCGCCAGGTGATGATCGACTCGGTCTTCGCCTCCGCCGGCCCCTCGTCCACCGAGTGGCACGCCCAGTCCCTGCCGACCGTACGCGGCAGGCTCGCCGACCCCGACGGGGCCTTCGTGGCCTTCGTCGTGGACCACCCGGACCGCCCCGACCGACCCGGCGCTCTCGCGGCGCTCGTCGCGGGGACGATCGAGTACCGGATCGGGCGCGCGGGCAATCCGCACGGCGCGGTCGGGCACGTCTTCAGCGTCGCGACCGATCCGGACGCGCGGCGGCGGGGGTATGCGCGGGCGTGCATGGAGACGCTCCTCGACTGGTTCCGCGAACGGAACGTGCTCCAGGTCGATCTCAACGCGTCCGCCGAGGCCGAGCCGCTGTACGCCTCGCTCGGATTCGTCCGCAAGCCCGACCCGTCGATGCGGCTGCAGCTGTGA
- a CDS encoding serine hydrolase domain-containing protein produces the protein MSLQSSLASIENWPVPTAAAAVVRADGVVLGSHGPADHRFALASVTKPLAAYAALVAYEEGAIELDEPAGPAGSTVRHLLAHTSGLAFDEHRVTSAPGERRLYSNAGFEVLGDHVAKATDIPFGEYLRQAVLEPLGMTRTSLDGSPARDGVSTVADLVRFAAEVQAPRLLDPRTVLEAMTVQYPGTKGVLPGYGHQNPNDWGLGFEIRDSKSPHWTGVSSSPRTFGHFGQSGTFLWIDPVAGAACVALTDRAFGPWAAETWTPFTDTVLTALRP, from the coding sequence ATGTCTTTGCAGAGCAGCCTGGCGTCGATCGAGAACTGGCCCGTTCCCACGGCGGCCGCGGCCGTCGTCCGCGCGGACGGGGTGGTGCTCGGGTCGCACGGTCCCGCCGATCACCGTTTCGCCCTCGCCTCGGTCACCAAGCCGCTGGCCGCGTACGCCGCGCTCGTCGCGTACGAGGAGGGGGCGATCGAGCTCGACGAGCCTGCCGGGCCGGCCGGGTCGACGGTTCGTCATCTCCTCGCGCACACCTCCGGGCTCGCGTTCGACGAACACCGGGTGACGTCCGCGCCCGGGGAGCGGCGGTTGTACTCCAACGCCGGTTTCGAGGTGCTCGGGGACCATGTCGCCAAGGCGACCGACATCCCCTTCGGGGAGTATCTGCGGCAGGCGGTGCTGGAGCCGCTGGGGATGACGAGGACGTCGCTGGACGGCTCACCCGCGAGGGACGGGGTGTCGACGGTGGCGGACCTGGTGCGGTTCGCGGCCGAGGTGCAGGCGCCGCGGTTGCTCGATCCGCGTACGGTCCTGGAGGCCATGACCGTCCAGTACCCCGGTACGAAGGGGGTGCTGCCGGGGTACGGCCACCAGAACCCCAACGACTGGGGGCTCGGCTTCGAGATCCGCGACTCCAAGTCCCCCCACTGGACGGGGGTTTCCTCCTCGCCCCGGACCTTCGGTCACTTCGGGCAATCCGGTACGTTCCTGTGGATCGACCCGGTGGCGGGTGCGGCGTGCGTCGCTCTCACGGACCGTGCGTTCGGCCCCTGGGCAGCGGAAACGTGGACCCCGTTCACGGACACCGTACTGACGGCCCTACGCCCCTGA
- a CDS encoding pirin family protein, which produces MDVRRADERYHGGDPDAGITSFHAFSFGPHYDPDNLRFGAVIACNEEWLAPGAGFDEHPHSHTEIVTWVVEGELTHRDSTGHESVVRPGDVQRLSSAGGVRHVERNDGEVPLVFVQMWLAPLSPGGEPSYEVVHGIADSTPYAVPEAGAMLHVRRLAAGERTAVPDAGFVYVHVVHGEVLLNGEELGPGDAARITDSKDLEAVAGAPAELLLWEMTPTI; this is translated from the coding sequence ATGGACGTACGGCGCGCGGACGAGCGCTACCACGGAGGCGACCCGGACGCCGGGATCACCTCCTTCCACGCCTTCTCCTTCGGACCGCACTACGACCCCGACAACCTCCGCTTCGGTGCGGTGATCGCCTGCAACGAGGAGTGGCTCGCGCCCGGCGCCGGCTTCGACGAGCACCCGCACAGTCACACCGAGATCGTCACGTGGGTGGTGGAGGGGGAGCTGACCCACCGCGACTCGACGGGCCACGAGTCGGTGGTCCGCCCCGGGGACGTCCAGCGCCTCAGCTCCGCGGGTGGCGTCCGCCACGTGGAACGCAACGACGGCGAGGTCCCCCTCGTCTTCGTCCAGATGTGGCTGGCCCCGCTGTCACCCGGCGGCGAACCGTCCTACGAGGTCGTCCACGGCATCGCCGACTCCACGCCGTACGCCGTTCCCGAGGCCGGGGCGATGCTTCATGTGCGGAGGCTGGCGGCGGGGGAGCGGACGGCGGTGCCGGACGCCGGGTTCGTGTACGTCCATGTCGTCCACGGCGAAGTGCTCCTGAACGGCGAGGAGTTGGGCCCCGGCGACGCGGCCCGCATCACCGACTCCAAGGACCTGGAAGCGGTAGCGGGAGCCCCCGCGGAACTACTCCTGTGGGAAATGACCCCCACGATCTGA
- the fasR gene encoding fatty acid biosynthesis transcriptional regulator FasR encodes MPEPESSNTERPAHDIHAHSATLKRLEKSSGSLAAQAIARMDETLPWYRAMPPENRSWIGLVAQAGIAAFTEWFRRPNAPQAISTDVFGTAPRELTRAITLRQTVEMVRTTIEVMESAIDEVAAPGDESVLREALLVYAREIAFATAQVYAQAAEARGAWDARLESLVVNAVLSGEADEGAVSRAAALGWNSPEHVCVVLGTAPDGDSELTVEAIRRAARHAKLQVLTGVLGDRLVVIAGGNNNPLGVAKSLIGPYAAGPVVAGPIVPDLLAATRSAQAAAAGLKACFAWQDAPRPVLADDLLPERAIASDPSAREQLVEEIYRPLEEAGSALLETLSVYLEQASSLEGAARMLFVHPNTVRYRLRRVTDVTGWSPSDVRSAFTLRIALILGRLADGDPQA; translated from the coding sequence GTGCCCGAACCCGAATCCAGCAACACCGAGCGCCCAGCGCACGACATCCACGCGCACTCCGCGACCCTGAAGCGGCTGGAGAAGTCCTCCGGCAGTCTCGCCGCCCAGGCCATCGCGCGGATGGACGAGACGCTGCCGTGGTACCGGGCCATGCCACCGGAGAACCGTTCCTGGATCGGGCTCGTCGCACAGGCCGGTATCGCGGCCTTCACCGAGTGGTTCCGGCGCCCGAACGCCCCGCAGGCCATCTCCACCGATGTGTTCGGGACCGCGCCACGCGAGCTGACCAGGGCGATCACCCTGCGGCAGACCGTGGAGATGGTGCGGACGACCATCGAGGTCATGGAGAGCGCGATCGACGAGGTCGCCGCCCCGGGCGACGAGTCCGTACTGCGTGAGGCGCTGCTCGTGTACGCCCGGGAGATCGCCTTCGCCACCGCCCAGGTGTACGCGCAGGCCGCCGAGGCCCGGGGCGCCTGGGACGCCCGCCTCGAATCGCTCGTCGTGAACGCCGTGCTCTCCGGCGAGGCCGACGAAGGTGCCGTCAGCCGGGCCGCCGCCCTCGGGTGGAACTCGCCCGAACATGTCTGCGTGGTGCTGGGTACGGCGCCCGACGGTGACAGCGAGCTGACGGTCGAGGCGATCCGGCGGGCGGCCCGGCACGCCAAGCTGCAGGTGCTCACCGGTGTGCTCGGGGACCGGCTCGTGGTCATCGCGGGGGGTAACAACAATCCGCTCGGGGTCGCGAAGTCGTTGATCGGGCCGTACGCCGCCGGGCCCGTCGTCGCGGGGCCGATCGTGCCCGATCTGCTCGCCGCGACCCGCTCCGCGCAGGCCGCCGCCGCCGGGCTGAAGGCGTGTTTCGCCTGGCAGGACGCCCCGCGCCCGGTTCTGGCGGACGATCTGCTGCCGGAGCGCGCGATCGCCTCGGACCCCTCGGCGCGCGAGCAACTGGTGGAGGAGATCTACAGACCGCTTGAGGAAGCCGGCTCCGCACTGCTGGAAACGCTCAGTGTCTATCTGGAACAGGCGAGCAGTCTCGAAGGCGCGGCCCGGATGCTCTTCGTTCACCCCAACACCGTGCGCTACCGGCTCCGACGTGTGACTGACGTCACCGGTTGGTCGCCATCGGATGTACGATCCGCGTTCACACTGCGGATCGCGCTGATCCTGGGGCGTCTAGCTGATGGGGATCCTCAAGCCTAG